A window of Formosa sp. Hel1_31_208 contains these coding sequences:
- a CDS encoding DUF5723 family protein, producing MKSFQFLVLLLLLCFINTSNGQSYIGHTVDNYSGILGVTSNPANVVGSNFRADINLFSVSTFGGSDYFGINVSDILGGDGFDIENDSERFPSNTNNFFLNADVVGPSFMFNINKKSSIGIITRGRAFVNINDINGELFETIEDEFESEDDFDFNSTNLSGTIHVWSEIGLAYGRQVMNKPKHILNAGVTLKYLQGAGGIFINSPGLEGQYTAVSESLTTKGTLNYGSTNDFDEDDLDFGNLTSGIGLDIGVTYQWHPNRENDSIPSYRDPYKLKIGLAITDIGSINYQDTEIKSYDLNNTVDTSTYEDDVEEFLDNNYNNTTVTQETKLQLPTALRLLVDYRLSKKWLVSAQANLSMVKKGNELNNSIINSFTIAPRLETKWFSFYAPLSLRQYGDFAFGGGLRLGPLTVGSGSVFSNLLSDSSKTTDIFVGLNIPIYRK from the coding sequence ATGAAATCTTTTCAATTCTTAGTTTTGTTACTTTTATTATGCTTTATCAACACCTCAAATGGTCAAAGCTATATAGGTCATACAGTTGACAACTATTCGGGCATTCTAGGCGTAACTAGTAATCCAGCTAACGTTGTAGGTTCAAATTTTAGAGCCGATATCAATCTCTTCTCAGTGAGTACTTTTGGTGGAAGTGACTACTTCGGAATTAATGTTAGTGACATACTGGGTGGCGATGGTTTTGATATAGAAAATGATTCAGAACGATTTCCAAGTAACACAAATAACTTTTTCTTGAATGCCGATGTTGTTGGTCCATCATTTATGTTTAATATCAATAAAAAAAGTAGTATAGGAATAATCACCAGAGGTCGTGCTTTTGTAAATATCAATGATATTAATGGAGAATTATTTGAAACGATTGAAGACGAATTCGAATCTGAAGATGATTTTGATTTTAATTCCACAAACCTGAGTGGTACAATTCATGTCTGGTCAGAGATAGGGTTAGCTTATGGACGACAAGTAATGAATAAACCCAAACACATTCTAAATGCAGGTGTAACCTTAAAATACCTTCAAGGAGCAGGAGGTATATTTATAAACAGTCCTGGATTAGAAGGGCAATACACTGCGGTTTCTGAATCCTTAACTACTAAAGGCACACTAAATTATGGTAGCACAAATGATTTTGATGAAGACGATCTTGATTTTGGTAATCTTACTAGTGGTATTGGTTTAGACATTGGTGTTACCTATCAATGGCATCCCAACAGAGAAAATGACTCAATTCCATCATATCGTGACCCGTATAAATTAAAAATTGGTCTTGCAATAACCGATATTGGATCCATAAATTATCAGGATACTGAAATAAAAAGTTATGATTTAAACAATACGGTAGATACATCCACCTATGAAGATGACGTCGAGGAGTTCTTAGATAACAACTATAATAACACCACTGTGACTCAGGAGACAAAATTACAACTACCAACGGCCTTACGCCTTTTAGTGGATTACAGACTATCAAAAAAATGGTTAGTTAGTGCACAAGCAAATCTCTCTATGGTAAAAAAAGGTAACGAGCTAAATAATTCAATTATTAATTCATTTACTATAGCACCAAGACTTGAGACTAAATGGTTTAGTTTTTATGCGCCATTAAGTCTACGACAATATGGGGATTTTGCTTTTGGAGGGGGCTTGAGACTCGGTCCTCTAACTGTTGGTTCTGGCTCTGTTTTTAGTAATTTATTATCAGACAGTTCAAAAACTACTGATATTTTTGTTGGATTAAACATCCCTATTTACAGGAAATAG
- a CDS encoding dihydrofolate reductase, which yields MKLKFILVLSILAGFMFSCVGDKKSDLPETAIVEKTEEFNYNVEQFADIKILRYQIPGWENLTLKEQKLVYYLTQAGLAGRDIIWDQNYRHNLKIRKALENVYATYSGDKTTPEWQAFETYMKRVWFSNGIHHHYSNDKLKPGFTDDYLKGVLTETNTTLEEDAFNVIFNDKDAKKVNLTKDVDNVLLSAVNFYGPDVTTADVENFYKAKVSPDPKKPLSYGLNSQLVKENGVLTERMYKSGGLYGEAIDEIIKWLERAQGVAENEAQGEALGLLIEYYKTGDLQTWDDYNVAWTAATDGNIDYINSFIEVYNDPAGYRGSYETIVQIKDFDMSEKMAVLSENAQWFEDNSPLMDEHKKDTVVGVTYKVVNVAGEAGDASPSTPIGVNLPNANWIRAAVGSKSVSLGNIIHSYNNAGSSGRLKEFVHDDEEYELEKKYGQIGDKLHTALHEVIGHASGQLNPGVGETKETLKKYASTLEEGRADLVGLYYLYNPKLQELGLVDDWKAVGKAAYDGYIRNGLMTQLIRLNLGDDVEEAHMVNRQWVSAWAFEQGKAENVIEKVTRDGKTYFNINDYDKLHELFGQLLRETQRIKSEGDYAAVEALVEGYGVKVDQAIHAEVLERNKQFTSAPYSGFVNAVLVAETDDNGEITAIKVTQPESFDGQMLSYSKTYSFLPEEN from the coding sequence ATGAAATTAAAATTTATTCTAGTTCTGTCAATTTTAGCTGGTTTTATGTTCTCATGTGTAGGAGATAAAAAAAGTGATTTGCCAGAAACTGCTATTGTAGAAAAAACTGAAGAATTTAACTACAACGTCGAGCAATTTGCCGATATTAAAATTTTACGCTATCAAATTCCAGGATGGGAAAACCTGACACTTAAAGAACAAAAATTAGTGTATTACCTAACGCAAGCTGGATTAGCTGGTCGTGACATCATCTGGGATCAAAATTACAGACATAACCTTAAAATCAGAAAAGCTTTAGAAAATGTTTATGCGACTTATTCTGGAGATAAAACAACTCCCGAATGGCAAGCTTTTGAAACTTATATGAAACGTGTATGGTTTTCTAATGGTATTCATCATCACTATTCAAATGATAAACTAAAACCTGGGTTTACGGATGATTACCTAAAAGGGGTATTGACTGAAACCAATACCACTTTAGAAGAAGATGCATTTAATGTCATTTTTAATGATAAAGACGCTAAGAAAGTGAATCTCACTAAAGACGTTGATAACGTTTTATTATCTGCAGTAAATTTTTACGGACCAGATGTGACGACAGCTGATGTAGAGAATTTTTACAAAGCTAAGGTGTCTCCAGATCCAAAAAAGCCTTTGTCTTATGGTTTAAACTCGCAATTGGTTAAAGAAAATGGAGTCCTAACAGAACGCATGTATAAATCAGGAGGTTTATATGGTGAAGCAATAGATGAAATTATCAAATGGTTAGAACGAGCCCAAGGTGTAGCCGAAAATGAGGCGCAAGGTGAAGCACTAGGTTTGTTAATTGAATATTATAAAACTGGAGACCTTCAAACATGGGACGATTATAATGTGGCTTGGACAGCTGCAACAGATGGAAATATTGATTACATCAACAGTTTTATTGAAGTGTATAATGATCCAGCGGGTTACAGAGGGTCTTATGAAACAATCGTGCAGATTAAAGATTTTGATATGTCAGAGAAAATGGCTGTACTATCAGAAAACGCACAATGGTTTGAGGACAATTCACCTTTAATGGATGAACACAAAAAAGATACTGTTGTAGGTGTTACCTATAAAGTTGTAAATGTTGCTGGAGAAGCGGGTGATGCATCTCCTAGCACACCAATTGGAGTTAACTTGCCAAATGCAAACTGGATTCGTGCTGCAGTAGGAAGTAAGTCGGTGTCTTTAGGAAACATAATTCACTCGTACAATAATGCAGGAAGCTCAGGGCGTTTAAAAGAGTTTGTGCACGATGATGAAGAGTATGAACTTGAAAAAAAATATGGTCAGATAGGTGATAAGTTGCATACAGCACTTCATGAAGTTATTGGTCATGCTTCGGGACAATTAAATCCAGGTGTTGGAGAAACTAAAGAAACGCTTAAAAAATACGCATCTACTTTAGAAGAAGGTCGTGCAGATTTAGTTGGTCTGTACTATTTATATAACCCGAAATTACAAGAGTTAGGATTAGTTGATGATTGGAAAGCTGTTGGAAAAGCAGCTTATGACGGTTACATTAGAAATGGGTTGATGACACAATTAATTAGATTGAATTTAGGAGATGATGTAGAAGAAGCACACATGGTTAACAGACAATGGGTTTCTGCCTGGGCGTTCGAGCAAGGCAAAGCCGAAAATGTTATTGAGAAAGTCACTAGAGATGGTAAAACCTATTTTAATATTAACGATTATGATAAGCTTCATGAGCTTTTCGGACAATTATTACGCGAAACACAACGTATTAAGTCTGAAGGCGATTATGCAGCAGTGGAAGCTTTGGTTGAAGGTTATGGTGTAAAAGTAGATCAAGCAATACATGCTGAGGTATTAGAACGTAACAAACAATTTACGTCTGCACCTTATAGCGGATTCGTAAATGCGGTCTTAGTTGCTGAAACAGACGATAATGGTGAAATAACGGCTATTAAAGTTACCCAACCGGAATCATTTGATGGACAAATGTTGTCCTATAGTAAGACGTATAGTTTCTTACCTGAAGAAAACTAA
- the crcB gene encoding fluoride efflux transporter CrcB, translating to MKQLLLVFVGGGFGSVLRFIIGRHFNSHDSGIPYGTFAANIIGSLLIGIILGLAAKNDTLNTNQTLLLATGFCGGFTTFSTFAYENHVLLKSGDFTSFALYTIASFVIGFLAVFFGMYLVKS from the coding sequence ATGAAACAACTCTTACTCGTATTTGTAGGTGGAGGCTTTGGAAGTGTGCTTCGGTTTATTATCGGAAGACACTTCAATAGTCATGACTCTGGAATACCTTATGGAACATTTGCTGCTAATATCATTGGGAGTCTTCTCATTGGAATTATTCTCGGACTTGCCGCCAAAAATGACACCCTCAACACGAATCAAACTTTATTGTTGGCAACAGGATTCTGTGGCGGATTTACCACATTCTCTACCTTCGCCTACGAGAATCATGTATTGCTAAAATCTGGAGATTTTACATCCTTTGCACTTTATACAATCGCTAGTTTTGTTATTGGATTTCTTGCCGTATTCTTCGGAATGTATCTTGTGAAATCTTAA
- a CDS encoding VOC family protein — MNLNQVTIPSIDVEKASTFYKTLGLKLIVDALPDYVRFECPDGDATFSIHKVEELPYGNGVIVYFEHEDLDDLAIYLKKKGIIFTSELAAKSWLWHEAHLEDPDGNQIILYSAGQHRKNPPWRINE, encoded by the coding sequence ATGAATTTAAATCAAGTTACCATACCATCAATTGATGTAGAAAAAGCTTCTACCTTTTACAAAACACTCGGCCTTAAGCTTATTGTAGACGCTCTACCTGACTATGTTCGATTTGAATGTCCCGACGGAGATGCAACGTTCTCGATTCATAAGGTCGAAGAATTACCCTATGGCAATGGTGTCATTGTATATTTTGAGCATGAAGATCTAGATGACCTCGCTATATATCTTAAGAAAAAAGGAATTATCTTTACTAGTGAACTGGCAGCAAAATCGTGGTTATGGCATGAAGCACATTTGGAAGATCCAGATGGGAATCAGATTATTTTATATTCGGCAGGACAACACCGAAAAAACCCACCTTGGCGTATCAATGAATAA
- a CDS encoding DUF1684 domain-containing protein — protein sequence MKHFLLLFLFISTLSCAQNKRPISGDTEFQQEINAEYKDATTSPLKDKDRKNFKGLEFFKFDSTFVVKATFKRTPNEEVFKMKTTTSRLPEYVKYGVITFELNGRSHELNIYQNQGLIKTEEYVDYLFLPFLDNTNGEESYGGGRYIDMRIPEGDELVIDFNKAYNPYCAYNERYSCPIVPRENYLDLDIRAGVKAFDKH from the coding sequence ATGAAACACTTTTTATTATTATTTCTATTCATATCTACTTTGAGTTGTGCTCAAAATAAACGTCCAATTTCAGGAGACACTGAGTTTCAACAAGAAATCAATGCAGAGTATAAGGATGCCACAACATCGCCTTTAAAGGATAAGGACAGAAAAAACTTTAAAGGTTTAGAATTCTTTAAGTTTGATTCTACATTTGTTGTAAAGGCAACATTTAAAAGAACACCAAATGAAGAGGTTTTTAAAATGAAAACAACGACGAGTCGCTTACCCGAATATGTTAAGTATGGTGTTATTACTTTTGAACTCAATGGGAGATCACATGAACTAAACATTTATCAAAATCAGGGTTTGATTAAGACAGAAGAATATGTAGATTACTTATTTCTGCCTTTTTTAGATAATACTAATGGTGAAGAGAGTTATGGAGGTGGTCGTTATATTGATATGAGAATTCCTGAAGGCGATGAACTCGTTATTGATTTTAACAAAGCTTATAATCCGTATTGCGCTTATAATGAGCGTTATTCATGTCCGATTGTTCCAAGAGAAAACTATTTAGACCTCGACATTAGAGCTGGTGTAAAAGCATTTGATAAGCATTAA
- a CDS encoding SRPBCC family protein, with the protein MKAIKYIIFLLLIFFIGFAIYVAVQPNDYAFNRSRTIKAPTSVVYDIVNDYKEWPRFSPWIEQDTNAILSYEDKTSGINAGYAWEGEILGEGRMQTLKTVSNKAIEQQIDFLKPFESTSKIHWTFEPTQDGTKVTWAMAGEQDFMTKLYVAFSGSIETNTGPDFERGLYKLDSIVQADMKKFSINVEGITQHSGGFYLYNTASSKMSDFKQKMQEMMPIIGGYALTNNITMAGKPFVIYHKWDEENDAVIFSCCIPTTSKMTSSEANILTGQLEPFKAVKTKLRGDYENLKESWDQTMKYIAQNNLELIESGPMIEVYLTDPMSTPNPANWITEIYLAVN; encoded by the coding sequence ATGAAAGCTATTAAGTATATCATCTTTCTTTTGCTGATTTTTTTTATTGGATTCGCCATTTATGTTGCTGTGCAACCTAATGACTATGCGTTCAATCGAAGTCGAACTATCAAAGCACCAACTTCTGTGGTTTATGATATCGTCAATGATTACAAAGAGTGGCCTAGATTTTCACCTTGGATTGAACAAGACACCAATGCCATACTTAGCTATGAAGATAAAACCTCTGGTATAAACGCGGGATATGCATGGGAAGGTGAAATCTTAGGTGAAGGACGTATGCAAACCCTAAAAACCGTTTCAAATAAAGCTATAGAGCAGCAAATTGACTTTTTAAAACCTTTTGAATCGACTTCCAAAATTCATTGGACATTTGAACCTACCCAAGACGGCACAAAGGTGACATGGGCGATGGCTGGTGAACAAGACTTTATGACCAAACTATATGTGGCCTTTTCTGGTTCAATAGAAACAAACACAGGTCCCGATTTTGAAAGAGGGCTTTATAAACTCGATAGTATTGTTCAGGCAGATATGAAAAAATTCAGCATTAACGTTGAAGGCATTACTCAGCATAGCGGCGGTTTTTATTTATATAATACAGCGTCGAGTAAAATGTCAGACTTTAAACAAAAAATGCAGGAAATGATGCCAATAATTGGCGGTTATGCGCTTACAAATAATATCACCATGGCAGGCAAACCTTTTGTTATTTATCATAAATGGGATGAAGAAAATGATGCCGTTATTTTCTCATGCTGCATCCCAACCACATCAAAGATGACCTCATCAGAAGCTAATATTTTAACAGGGCAACTCGAACCATTTAAAGCTGTAAAAACAAAACTTAGGGGTGACTATGAAAATCTTAAAGAATCGTGGGATCAAACCATGAAATATATCGCTCAAAATAATTTAGAACTTATCGAATCTGGACCAATGATTGAAGTTTATCTTACCGATCCAATGTCTACACCAAATCCCGCAAATTGGATTACAGAAATCTACTTAGCCGTTAACTAA
- a CDS encoding MFS transporter has product MRTLFRNYFNTFKGLSREVWWLALITLINRAGTMVIPFLSLYLTDNLQFSFSDVGWIMSAFGLGSVVGTWIGGKLTDIIGYYKVMVRSLLSTGVLFITLQFLDTFASLCIGIFLVMAVADTFRPAMFVAMSAYSKAENKTRSVTLIRLAINLGFSAGPAVGGLIITTIGYDGLFWIDGITCILATILLVKVLNPKVSKPLDEFKVDNPKSVYKDKPFWIFFIAMVLFGIIFLQYFSTMPLYYKEVHRLTEFEIGLLLGLNGLVIFILEMPLIKWLENSSYSKTGLMLFGAVLVGISFVILTFTSWIGILIVGMLFMTIGEMITFPFSNAFAIERAKRGNQGEYMAMYVMAFSVAHIFGHNAGMQLINYLGFNNTWFIVTFLAVLCVVLLIFLQRYLKRNTT; this is encoded by the coding sequence ATGAGAACTTTATTTAGAAATTACTTCAACACGTTTAAAGGCCTATCTAGAGAGGTATGGTGGCTCGCTTTAATTACACTTATAAATCGAGCAGGCACCATGGTCATTCCATTTCTATCATTGTATCTAACAGATAATTTACAGTTTTCGTTTAGTGATGTAGGATGGATTATGTCGGCCTTTGGTTTAGGCTCTGTAGTCGGCACATGGATTGGTGGTAAATTAACCGACATTATAGGGTATTATAAAGTAATGGTGAGAAGTTTACTATCAACGGGAGTGCTTTTTATTACGCTTCAATTTCTTGACACCTTTGCATCCCTTTGTATTGGAATCTTCTTGGTAATGGCCGTAGCAGACACGTTTCGTCCGGCGATGTTTGTTGCTATGAGTGCTTACAGTAAAGCCGAAAACAAAACACGCTCAGTAACACTTATACGATTAGCTATTAATCTAGGTTTTTCAGCGGGTCCAGCAGTTGGAGGATTGATTATAACAACTATTGGTTATGATGGTCTATTTTGGATTGATGGCATTACGTGTATTTTAGCAACTATCTTATTAGTAAAAGTTTTAAATCCTAAAGTTTCTAAACCATTGGATGAGTTCAAAGTAGACAATCCGAAGTCGGTTTATAAAGACAAACCGTTTTGGATATTCTTTATCGCAATGGTACTATTTGGGATTATATTTCTACAATATTTTTCTACCATGCCATTATACTATAAAGAAGTACACAGACTCACAGAATTTGAGATCGGCTTGCTTCTTGGCCTTAATGGGTTAGTCATTTTTATTTTGGAAATGCCACTCATCAAGTGGTTAGAAAACAGTAGCTATTCCAAAACAGGGCTCATGCTATTTGGAGCCGTTTTAGTTGGTATTAGTTTTGTCATACTGACGTTCACCTCATGGATAGGCATATTAATCGTTGGTATGCTATTTATGACTATAGGTGAAATGATTACATTCCCATTCTCCAATGCATTCGCTATTGAACGCGCGAAAAGAGGCAATCAGGGCGAATATATGGCGATGTATGTTATGGCTTTCTCGGTAGCGCATATTTTTGGTCACAATGCAGGTATGCAGCTAATTAATTATCTTGGTTTTAATAATACGTGGTTTATTGTAACCTTCTTAGCAGTACTCTGTGTAGTATTATTAATATTCTTGCAAAGGTATTTGAAACGCAACACGACTTAA
- a CDS encoding response regulator transcription factor has protein sequence MIRLAIAEDHQSLIDGIKLLLEHEENISIVGTANDGEELLKIVELKQPTVVLTDIRMPKMDGIEATKHIKKSNPHIKVLAFSMFDQTDAIQQMFDAGATGYILKNSALSEVLIAIHTVAAGETYFDININTNVLDSESNSKKKGLLTKRQIEILELIALGKTSREIADELFIGIHTVDTHRKNMARILGLQGKGELMRYALEKKYRF, from the coding sequence ATGATCCGATTGGCCATAGCAGAAGATCATCAATCACTTATTGATGGTATAAAATTACTCTTAGAACATGAAGAAAACATCTCTATTGTTGGCACTGCTAATGATGGTGAAGAATTATTAAAAATTGTTGAATTAAAACAGCCAACGGTTGTTCTAACGGATATTAGAATGCCAAAAATGGATGGCATTGAAGCCACCAAACACATTAAAAAATCAAATCCGCATATTAAAGTGTTGGCCTTCTCCATGTTCGATCAAACCGATGCGATACAACAAATGTTTGATGCTGGAGCAACAGGTTATATTTTGAAGAATTCTGCACTTTCAGAAGTTTTAATTGCCATTCATACGGTTGCTGCGGGCGAGACCTATTTTGACATCAATATTAACACCAATGTTTTAGATTCAGAGAGCAATTCGAAAAAGAAAGGGCTCTTAACCAAACGTCAAATTGAAATTTTGGAGCTTATCGCTTTAGGTAAAACGTCTAGAGAAATCGCCGACGAGCTTTTCATTGGTATACATACCGTTGATACACATAGAAAAAACATGGCTCGTATCTTAGGGCTTCAAGGTAAAGGTGAATTGATGCGCTATGCTCTAGAGAAAAAATACAGATTCTAA
- a CDS encoding T9SS type A sorting domain-containing protein, whose translation MKRLLLCMTALLVTFFAFSQVPANDLIENAIEITGPNFTDANVRLDLATTTNEEPPTCPTGVFNKVYYKYTATADGNLTGVISDVISTPITQSFIIVYTAPDLNQTDVSQLVLASDCAIAESASVSVSSGQAYYIEVHRSDADALSNITFSIGTPPTNDTIENAIEITGSEYFIEDPLRLDLAAVNPGGQTGGCNLAGLKTVFYKFTANTNGSAFFRLSNSGFNAPPVTDTAYLVAYTAPSLNALNTELSLASSCSIGTQTTFNIVEGQVYYVLINRDEPGAPSLIDARIDQDGTPEERQALIDLYNATDGPNWPFGFGFSWNTPAPLSTWTNVRVDNGHVVSVVLGTFGITGTLPASLADLTFLEIADFRSCNLSGEVPDLGSISTLEKFDISSNRFSFGDLETHFTNNSTIPDFRYTSQTTVDDEIQFEPTIGSNYTLSVTPDTGTNVNYQWSKDRGVEDDILIAGATSATYDLTNIQSDDLDSYICEITSSTIPDLIIERKLINLTGPVSQQERDALIAFYNATDGPNWLSSTNWLSTEPVGNWDFITTRGNKVIQIDIFGNAGLNGVLPTEIGDLIYLETLNIAIETDLTGPIPTSIGNLSELRRFRFQLTGISGSVPTSIGNLINLREIRIFGTNLSGELLSSLVTLTNLEDLTIDGGDYSGFSNIFTGQMPTAFGDLTNLKILSLARSSFDGQIPSSFSNLTELRSINLFECDFSGPLPDLTGLTNPELAFIFLDNNFFDFGDLEPLINNGISYGQLTYSPQRTSDQEEEIMSPPGVDIVLDVDDTNINRNGEDTAMNNEYQWFKDGTAISGADASTYTIVNAQPTDSGVYYCEITNPLLPDLTIVRANITVTVEDNLSTEDFKNGEYKIFPNPATDWISIQTQSGTDAFAQVFDVNGKLLFERQLSAEITAIAIDQLAAGMYLISVTTDNMKTTKRFVKQ comes from the coding sequence ATGAAGAGATTATTACTCTGTATGACTGCCCTATTAGTAACCTTTTTTGCTTTTTCACAAGTTCCTGCAAATGATTTGATTGAAAATGCCATTGAAATTACTGGACCTAACTTTACCGATGCAAACGTACGTTTGGATTTGGCCACTACAACAAACGAAGAACCGCCTACTTGTCCGACAGGGGTCTTTAACAAAGTATATTATAAATATACAGCAACTGCAGACGGCAATTTAACAGGTGTAATCTCAGATGTGATTAGTACACCAATAACTCAAAGCTTTATTATTGTTTATACGGCACCAGATTTAAATCAAACAGATGTATCACAACTTGTTTTAGCTTCTGATTGTGCTATTGCAGAATCCGCATCGGTTTCTGTGAGTTCTGGTCAGGCTTATTATATAGAAGTGCATCGATCTGACGCAGATGCTTTGTCTAATATTACTTTTTCTATCGGTACTCCTCCTACTAACGATACAATAGAAAATGCTATTGAAATAACCGGTTCAGAATATTTTATTGAAGACCCTTTACGTCTTGATTTAGCAGCAGTAAACCCTGGAGGGCAAACTGGTGGTTGTAACCTTGCAGGTCTTAAAACTGTGTTTTATAAATTTACAGCAAACACTAATGGTTCCGCGTTCTTCCGTTTAAGCAATTCAGGTTTTAATGCCCCACCGGTTACAGATACAGCTTATCTTGTCGCCTATACAGCTCCAAGCCTCAATGCACTAAATACTGAATTAAGTTTAGCATCCTCATGCAGTATTGGCACACAAACTACATTTAACATCGTTGAAGGCCAAGTATACTACGTGCTTATTAATAGAGATGAGCCTGGAGCACCATCTCTTATTGATGCACGTATTGATCAAGATGGAACCCCAGAGGAACGCCAAGCCCTAATAGATCTCTATAATGCAACTGACGGTCCTAATTGGCCTTTCGGTTTTGGTTTTAGTTGGAATACCCCAGCACCATTGTCCACTTGGACAAATGTTAGAGTAGATAATGGTCATGTTGTGTCCGTAGTTCTTGGTACTTTTGGTATCACAGGCACGTTACCAGCATCACTTGCAGACCTTACTTTTTTAGAAATTGCAGACTTTAGAAGCTGCAATTTATCTGGAGAAGTTCCTGATTTAGGTTCAATAAGTACTCTAGAAAAGTTCGATATTTCTAGTAATAGATTTTCTTTTGGTGATTTAGAAACGCATTTTACGAATAATTCTACTATACCAGACTTTAGGTATACCTCGCAGACTACGGTTGATGATGAAATACAATTTGAACCAACAATAGGGTCTAATTATACGTTATCTGTTACACCAGATACAGGCACTAATGTAAACTATCAATGGTCTAAAGACCGTGGAGTTGAAGATGATATATTGATTGCAGGGGCTACTAGTGCAACATATGATTTAACTAATATTCAATCGGATGATTTAGATTCATATATCTGTGAAATAACAAGCAGTACAATACCCGATTTAATTATTGAACGAAAGTTAATAAATTTAACAGGTCCTGTAAGCCAGCAAGAGAGAGATGCTTTAATAGCATTTTATAATGCAACAGATGGACCTAACTGGTTGAGTAGCACCAATTGGTTAAGTACTGAACCCGTTGGTAATTGGGATTTTATTACAACAAGAGGAAATAAAGTAATTCAAATAGATATTTTTGGTAATGCCGGTTTGAATGGTGTGTTACCAACAGAGATTGGTGATTTAATTTATTTAGAAACATTAAATATAGCAATTGAGACAGATTTAACCGGTCCAATACCTACAAGTATAGGTAACCTTAGTGAATTAAGAAGATTTCGATTTCAATTAACAGGAATTTCTGGGTCAGTGCCAACTAGTATTGGTAACCTTATAAATTTGCGTGAAATAAGAATTTTTGGTACAAATTTATCAGGTGAGCTACTTTCAAGTTTAGTAACTTTAACAAATCTAGAGGATTTGACTATTGATGGAGGTGATTATAGTGGGTTTAGTAATATCTTTACAGGTCAAATGCCAACTGCATTTGGGGACTTAACAAATCTTAAGATTTTATCGTTAGCTCGTAGTAGTTTTGATGGGCAAATACCTTCAAGTTTTTCTAACTTAACAGAATTGCGTTCAATCAACTTATTCGAATGTGATTTCTCTGGTCCGTTACCAGACTTAACGGGTCTTACAAATCCTGAACTAGCTTTTATTTTTCTTGATAATAACTTTTTTGATTTTGGAGATCTAGAACCATTAATAAATAACGGTATCTCTTATGGTCAATTAACTTATTCACCTCAACGTACTTCAGATCAAGAAGAAGAAATTATGTCGCCTCCAGGAGTAGATATCGTTTTAGATGTCGATGATACAAATATTAACAGAAACGGAGAAGACACTGCTATGAATAATGAATATCAGTGGTTTAAAGATGGTACCGCAATAAGTGGTGCAGATGCAAGTACGTATACCATTGTCAATGCCCAACCAACCGATAGTGGTGTTTATTATTGTGAAATCACAAATCCTTTGCTGCCTGACTTGACCATTGTAAGAGCTAATATTACAGTTACAGTTGAAGATAATTTGAGCACAGAGGACTTCAAAAATGGAGAATACAAAATATTCCCAAATCCTGCAACTGATTGGATTTCGATACAAACACAATCAGGAACTGATGCCTTTGCACAAGTATTTGACGTCAATGGAAAATTACTATTTGAAAGACAACTATCAGCTGAAATCACGGCAATTGCCATAGACCAATTAGCTGCTGGTATGTATTTAATTTCTGTAACTACTGATAATATGAAAACAACTAAACGATTTGTAAAACAGTAA